A part of Drosophila ananassae strain 14024-0371.13 chromosome 2R, ASM1763931v2, whole genome shotgun sequence genomic DNA contains:
- the LOC6506475 gene encoding leucine-rich repeat-containing protein 15: protein MQAMRLLRFIFRLEKCLTTFLLIMCICGIFAKDLQECENLGNASYLCREIESFEQLSRYVGKNWRSVKIVNEQTGLDNEFEAKLPALSGLIRLDLSKSGGVTFNGNGLQDFTELQELNLTSCQLEELQEQHFPIGSKIVNLDVSFNDIQLITGQKMSRLASLVYGNFSNNLIAEIEPNSFRDMKNLRFLDFTTNEQENITLGENANLQYLSISNNNVRDFHWCRLRGLPKLEELHLHSNWLENLDIGIFYHLPKLQVLNVSNNNLYEINRPLFMGPKDPMPLELLDYSSNNVKVLEDSVFCRLGNLKTLNLWLNLINKIHPRAFVGLTSLQSLQLQGNKISILPDDVFANLTSLERIDLSRNNIKKLGARVFGDTLLRHFTMLDLSNNNIMDLHPLALSSLPFLMELRLKRNRLVSLDIRLFAPMRRLQFLTLGENRLEEIEDDVIDTLDRLTHLEINNNRLTYLPDLKNSSYLPKLQHISVEGNPWQCLCLDEITAWLDRRQVAYARPSSAYFSGRKPLCIVTPLENCIRVLEEVRSHAIVESYEKI, encoded by the exons ATGCAGGCGATGCGTCTGCTGCGTTTTATCTTTAGGCTCGAAAAGTGTCTAACTACTTTTCTACTAATCATGTGTATCTGTGGAATATTCGCAAAGGATCTGCAGGAATGTGAGAACCTGGGAAATGCCAGTTACCTGTGCCGTGAAATCGAGAGCTTTGAACAACTGAGCCGGTATGTGGGAAAAAATTGGCGGAGTGTGAAAATCGTCAATGAACAGACGGGCCTCGATAATGAGTTCGAGGCGAAGCTTCCAGCTCTTTCGGGGCTCATACGTTTGGATTTGTCCAAATCCGGAGGAGTTACCTTCAATGGTAATGGTCTCCAGGACTTTACGGAGCTCCAGGAGCTGAATCTCACCAGCTGCCAGTTGGAGGAGCTGCAGGAGCAGCATTTTCCAATTGGCTCTAAGATAGTGAACCTGGACGTGAGCTTCAATGACATTCAGCTGATAACTGGCCAGAAGATGAGTCGCCTGGCTAGCTTGGTGTATGGAAACTTCTCCAACAACCTGATTGCCGAAATAGAGCCAAACTCGTTCAGGGATATGAAGAATCTGCGTTTCCTAGACTTTACCACAAATGAACAGGAGAACATAACTCTGGGCGAGAATGCCAACCTGCAGTATCTGTCCATTAGTAACAACAATGTGAGAGAT TTCCATTGGTGCCGACTGCGTGGATTACCCAAGCTGGAGGAACTGCATCTGCACAGCAATTGGCTGGAAAACCTGGACATTGGGATCTTCTATCATCTACCCAAGTTGCAGGTTTTGAATGTCTCCAACAATAATTTGTACGAGATCAACCGGCCTCTTTTCATGGGCCCCAAGGACCCCATGCCCCTGGAGCTACTCGACTACAGTTCGAATAATGTGAAAGTACTGGAAGATTCGGTTTTCTGCCGGCTGGGTAACCTGAAGACCCTTAATCTCTGGCTCAATCTGATCAACAAGATCCATCCTCGGGCTTTTGTGGGTCTAACTAGCTTGCAATCTCTGCAACTTCAGGGAAACAAAATTTCCATCCTTCCAGATGACGTTTTTGCCAATCTGACTTCCTTGGAAAGAATAGATTTGAgcagaaataatattaaaaagttaGGCGCTCGGGTATTTGGGGACACTCTCCTGCGGCACTTCACCATGTTGGACTTGagtaataataatatcatGGATCTACATCCTTTGGCCCTCTCCTCACTGCCATTTCTAATGGAACTGCGACTGAAAAGAAACCGTTTGGTCAGTCTCGATATTCGACTCTTCGCTCCCATGCGGCGTCTGCAGTTCCTGACCCTCGGTGAGAATCGCCTGGAGGAGATCGAGGACGATGTCATAGACACATTGGACCGCCTCACTCATCTTGAGATTAATAACAATCGCCTGACATATCTGCCGGACCTGAAAAATTCATCCTATCTCCCGAAACTTCAACACATCAGCGTCGAGGGAAATCCCTGGCAGTGTTTGTGTCTGGACGAGATTACCGCCTGGCTGGATAGACGCCAGGTGGCCTATGCCCGTCCCAGTAGTGCCTACTTTAGTGGCCGGAAACCCCTCTGCATTGTCACACCTTTGGAAAATTGCATTCGTGTTCTGGAAGAAGTTCGGTCTCATGCAATTGTCGAGAGCTACGAGAAGATTTag
- the LOC6506473 gene encoding phospholipid scramblase 1 isoform X2 — protein sequence MSIPSGIPNCPRGLEYLTTIDQLLVKQKVELLEAFTGFETNNKFSIKNALGQKVYYAVEDNDCCTRNCCGPARPFDMKVFDNFQNEVIHMHRPLACSSCLFPCCLQSIEVSAPPGNVIGTIEQEWSICSPSFRILNHIGDTVLRIEGPFCTFSLCGDVEFNVVSLTGEKVGKISKQWSGLAREIFTDADFFGISFPLDLDVRMKAVLLGATFLIDAMFFEKSGNQETDRPGML from the exons ATGAGTATACCTTCCGGAATTCCGAATTGTCCGCGCGGATTGGAATACCTTACGACTATCGACCAGCTTTTGGTTAAGCAGAAGGTCGAACTGCTCGAGGCCTTCACCGGCTTCGAGACCAACAACAAGTTCTCGATCAAGAACGCCCTGGGCCAGAAGGTCTACTACGCGGTGGAGGACAACGACTGCTGTACAAGGAACTGTTGCGGACCGGCCCGTCCCTTTGACATGAAGGTGTTCGACAACTTTCAGAATGAGGTGATCCACATGCACCGGCCTCTGGCCTGCTCCTCCTGTCTGTTTCCATGCTGCCTGCAAAGCATCGAGGTCTCGGCGCCACCCGGCAATGTCATCGGTACCATTGAACAGGAGTGGTCCATTTGCTCGCCCTCGTTCCGGATACTCAACCATATTGGCGACACTGTCTTGCGCATCGAAGGTCCCTTCTGTACCTTCTCTCTTTGCGGCGACGTGGAGTTTAAC GTGGTCTCCCTAACTGGCGAGAAGGTGGGAAAGATCTCGAAACAGTGGTCTGGATTGGCACGAGAGATCTTCACGGATGCAGACTTCTTTGGCATTAGTTTTCCGCTGGATCTGGATGTCCGCATGAAGGCGGTTCTCTTGGGAGCCACATTCCTGATC GACGCCATGTTCTTTGAGAAATCAGGAAACCAAGAAACAGATAGACCCGGCATGTTGTAA
- the LOC6506473 gene encoding phospholipid scramblase 2 isoform X1, whose translation MKSNLDQGGYAPPGYAPGYPPPNAPPAEGFGYPPPPQSAPYAPPHPGSQQPPPPMNYGFVPGQQPSGYGPVPQMPPYGEAAPFGAGQPPYVGGGGPPPQAFGGYPPGPAGPPQPYGGYPPVQPGGHPQQPIISQPGMGPGMGGPGMAPGMGPGGPAGDWMSIPSGIPNCPRGLEYLTTIDQLLVKQKVELLEAFTGFETNNKFSIKNALGQKVYYAVEDNDCCTRNCCGPARPFDMKVFDNFQNEVIHMHRPLACSSCLFPCCLQSIEVSAPPGNVIGTIEQEWSICSPSFRILNHIGDTVLRIEGPFCTFSLCGDVEFNVVSLTGEKVGKISKQWSGLAREIFTDADFFGISFPLDLDVRMKAVLLGATFLIDAMFFEKSGNQETDRPGML comes from the exons ATGAAGAGCAATTTGGACCAAGGCGGATATGCTCCTCCGGGCTATGCGCCAGGATACCCACCCCCAAATGCTCCACCCGCCGAGGGCTTCGGATACCCACCTCCTCCTCAAAGCGCCCCATACGCCCCTCCACATCCCGGAAGTCAACAGCCGCCGCCGCCCATGAATTAC GGCTTTGTGCCAGGCCAGCAGCCGTCCGGATACGGTCCAGTTCCCCAGATGCCACCATACGGAGAGGCCGCTCCTTTCGGAGCTGGTCAGCCGCCCTACGTGGGCGGAGGAGGGCCGCCACCCCAGGCATTCGGAGGCTATCCACCCGGGCCAGCAGGACCGCCGCAGCCATACGGAGGGTATCCGCCGGTTCAGCCAGGAGGACATCCGCAGCAGCCCATCATCTCCCAGCCGGGAATGGGACCAGGAATGGGTGGTCCGGGCATGGCGCCAGGAATGGGACCTGGGGGTCCGGCAG GAGACTGGATGAGTATACCTTCCGGAATTCCGAATTGTCCGCGCGGATTGGAATACCTTACGACTATCGACCAGCTTTTGGTTAAGCAGAAGGTCGAACTGCTCGAGGCCTTCACCGGCTTCGAGACCAACAACAAGTTCTCGATCAAGAACGCCCTGGGCCAGAAGGTCTACTACGCGGTGGAGGACAACGACTGCTGTACAAGGAACTGTTGCGGACCGGCCCGTCCCTTTGACATGAAGGTGTTCGACAACTTTCAGAATGAGGTGATCCACATGCACCGGCCTCTGGCCTGCTCCTCCTGTCTGTTTCCATGCTGCCTGCAAAGCATCGAGGTCTCGGCGCCACCCGGCAATGTCATCGGTACCATTGAACAGGAGTGGTCCATTTGCTCGCCCTCGTTCCGGATACTCAACCATATTGGCGACACTGTCTTGCGCATCGAAGGTCCCTTCTGTACCTTCTCTCTTTGCGGCGACGTGGAGTTTAAC GTGGTCTCCCTAACTGGCGAGAAGGTGGGAAAGATCTCGAAACAGTGGTCTGGATTGGCACGAGAGATCTTCACGGATGCAGACTTCTTTGGCATTAGTTTTCCGCTGGATCTGGATGTCCGCATGAAGGCGGTTCTCTTGGGAGCCACATTCCTGATC GACGCCATGTTCTTTGAGAAATCAGGAAACCAAGAAACAGATAGACCCGGCATGTTGTAA
- the LOC6506474 gene encoding uncharacterized protein LOC6506474, which yields MDCLRELDKVVVSRLLIFLDYFSNTNTKYAICDGSDRQLLLAVQDNSFASLFLPNAFVTFLVMNTDIRQVLQLDRPRKLFKVSRMNVYAPSTRYIGSIRNKSFSLLRQSYRVLDARKKLVYKIRGPIFPGTTRIPYNIYNGKGVRVGTITRKLRKFPRELVFEGDIFVVTFPKDMSVTDKSLLVGVTFYLEAMYPHLLEDKLRINY from the exons ATGGATTGCTTGAGAGAGTTGGATAAGGTCGTGGTTAGCAGGCTCCTCATCTTCCTGGACTACTTCAGCAATACCAACACAAAATATGCCATATGCGATGGCAGTGACAGGCAACTGTTGCTCGCCGTCCAGGACAACAGCTTCGCCAGCCTGTTCCTTCCGAATGCATTTGTGACGTTTCTGGTTATGAACACCGATATCCGTCAGGTATTGCAACTGGACCGACCCAGGAAACTGTTTAAAGTGTCTAGAATGAACGTTTATGCTCCATCGACTAGATACATTGGCTCGATCCGGAACAAGTCCTTCTCATTGTTAAGGCAGAGTTATCGAGTCTTGGACGCTAGAAAGAAGTTGGTGTATAAGATCAGAGGCCCCATATTCCCAGGAACTACGAGAATCCCCTACAATATCTATAATGGCAAGGGCGTGAGAGTGGGGACCATCACCAGAAAGCTCCGCAAATTTCCACGAGAACTCGTATTCGAAGGCGACATTTTTGTGGTGACTTTTCCCAAGGACATGTCGGTCACCGACAAGTCCCTTTTAGTGGGTGTCACTTTCTACTTA gAAGCTATGTATCCCCACTTGCTGGAGGACAAATTAAGGATAAATTATTAA
- the LOC116654457 gene encoding phospholipid scramblase 2, with the protein MEIFANLESVIVKQKKSSSIFNANRKYEVYHPNGQQILLASQDNDFMDRNFLPEHHMTINVTTPEKKVIMHVARPEQVFCESKPQVDVFGPGGKFLAKIKLKGKVFTASFKVVDDKKNLMFKISENGALQPEYIVTDPRGQEFGRIGKKFAGVLQEMFTSADNFQVTFSRTANVETKAIILGATLLIDAVCHE; encoded by the exons atggaaatttttgccaatttgGAGTCGGTCATAGTGAAGCAAAAGAAATCCAGCAGCATCTTTAATGCAAATCGAAAATATGAAGTCTACCATCCCAATGGCCAGCAGATTCTTCTCGCCTCCCAGGACAATGACTTCATGGATCGGAATTTTCTACCGGAACACCACATGACAATAAACGTTACCACTCCCGAAAAGAAAGTTATAATGCATGTTGCCCGGCCCGAGCAAGTTTTCTGTGAATCGAAGCCACAAGTTGATGTCTTTGGGCCAGGAGGCAAATTTCTGGCCAAGATCAAGCTGAAGGGCAAAGTTTTTACGGCCAGTTTCAAAGTCGTCGACGACAAAAAGAATCTTATGTTTAAAATCAGTGAAAATGGGGCTTTGCAGCCTGAGTACAta GTCACCGATCCTAGGGGACAGGAATTTGGTAGaatcggaaagaagtttgctGGAGTTCTACAGGAAATGTTCACATCCGCTGACAATTTCCAAGTCACATTTTCCAGGACTGCGAATGTGGAAACTAAGGCGATTATCCTTGGTGCAACACTTCTGATT GATGCCGTTTGCCATGAATAA